From ANME-2 cluster archaeon, one genomic window encodes:
- a CDS encoding cysteine desulfurase, with the protein MVNGLTAVYMDNASGASVDKRVVEVMLPYFDFSVGNPASLHESGVEARKALGAARESVAALIGADDKEIIFTSGATESNNIAIRGAVQRKKKKGNHIIISAVEHMSVVNTCKDLQREGFEVTTVPVDRDGLVDPGRIADEVTDQTILVSCMYANGEIGTIQPVRDIGAMTRSRDILFHVDAVAAAGKIQIDVVQDNIDLLSISSNDLYGPKGVGALYIRSGVALRPVMTGGGQERGLRSGSENISGIVGMGKACELAKDEMENDARQMEALREKLIDGVLGNMKHSYITGHRTKRLPNIASFRFSFIEGESIIMSLSDLGVEASTGSACSAKTLEPSHVLIAIGLRHEEAHGSLLLSLNKWNTQAEVDHVLASLPPVVERLREMSPLYQED; encoded by the coding sequence TCAGTGTGGGCAATCCGGCATCGCTCCATGAATCAGGTGTTGAGGCCCGTAAAGCACTGGGTGCGGCACGGGAGTCGGTGGCCGCACTTATAGGGGCAGATGATAAGGAAATTATCTTTACATCGGGGGCAACCGAGTCCAACAATATTGCCATACGTGGCGCAGTTCAGCGTAAGAAGAAAAAAGGGAACCATATAATAATCTCTGCCGTGGAGCATATGTCAGTGGTAAATACCTGCAAGGACCTGCAGCGTGAAGGTTTTGAGGTTACCACTGTACCCGTGGACAGGGACGGACTGGTGGACCCCGGACGCATCGCAGACGAGGTCACTGACCAGACCATCCTGGTATCATGCATGTATGCCAATGGTGAGATAGGCACTATCCAGCCTGTCCGGGATATCGGTGCTATGACCAGGAGCAGGGATATTCTCTTCCACGTGGACGCCGTGGCTGCTGCCGGTAAGATACAAATCGATGTGGTACAGGACAATATCGACCTGCTCTCCATTTCTTCCAATGACCTGTACGGTCCGAAAGGAGTGGGTGCACTATATATAAGGTCGGGCGTAGCGCTGCGTCCTGTGATGACAGGGGGAGGCCAGGAGCGGGGGCTGCGTTCGGGTTCTGAGAATATTTCAGGTATTGTGGGTATGGGAAAGGCATGTGAACTGGCAAAGGATGAGATGGAGAACGATGCCAGGCAAATGGAGGCGCTCAGGGAGAAGTTGATTGACGGAGTACTTGGCAATATGAAACATTCTTATATAACAGGTCACAGGACAAAGCGACTGCCGAACATTGCCAGTTTCAGGTTCAGTTTTATCGAGGGCGAGAGCATCATTATGAGCCTCAGCGACCTGGGAGTGGAGGCGTCCACGGGTTCGGCCTGTTCTGCAAAGACCCTGGAGCCGTCCCATGTACTTATTGCCATTGGGCTGCGCCATGAGGAAGCCCACGGGTCGCTGCTGTTGTCTCTTAACAAGTGGAATACGCAGGCAGAGGTTGACCATGTGCTTGCGAGCCTGCCGCCTGTGGTGGAGCGGTTGAGGGAAATGTCGCCACTGTACCAGGAGGATTGA